The following proteins come from a genomic window of Mammaliicoccus sp. Marseille-Q6498:
- the pepF gene encoding oligoendopeptidase F gives MGQVLRSEVPTQETWDLTSLYQSNDDFYTALKELVETVKAFNKKYVDQLHDVSTIESALIEQAEIIISIIHLSTYAELLYSTDTTDADSQKVAAQFSTTYGKVAGLLSFVESEILQLDEETFNALIKQSEYPKYLSLLKLKKAHTLHPEVEKTLATFSPTFGAPYELYGITKMLDIEFGTFEANGEEIPLDYVSFEGDYEVDSNTEVRRNAFKKFSDALRRYENTTAATYNAHVQKEKIESELRGYDSVIDFLLEEQDVTREMYDRQIDVISEELAPHMRRYAKLLKRTNNLDALKFEDLRIPLDPTYEPDVSIEGSKEYIKEALSVLGNDYMQMVNDSYDKRWIDFPQNKGKQTGAYCASPYGINPFIFISWTSKMTEVFVLAHELGHAGHFNLANAHQNVYQADCSMYFVEAPSTMNEMLMANSLLKKSEDPKFKRWVISSIISRTYYHNMVTHLLEAKYQREVYRNVDKGEALTAPLLNQIKKQVISDFWGDDVEITEGAELTWMRQPHYYMGLYPYTYSAGLTIGTVMSQRIEKEGQPAVDDWLNVLKTGGSKSPVELAELAGIDVTTDKPLKETIQYIGNLIDQLETLTNEIE, from the coding sequence ATGGGACAAGTATTAAGAAGTGAAGTTCCTACTCAAGAAACATGGGATTTAACGAGCTTATATCAAAGTAATGATGATTTTTATACAGCGTTGAAAGAATTAGTAGAGACTGTTAAAGCATTTAATAAAAAGTATGTAGATCAATTACATGATGTTTCAACGATTGAATCTGCTTTAATTGAACAAGCTGAAATAATTATAAGTATTATACATTTAAGTACATATGCAGAATTGCTATATTCTACTGATACTACAGATGCTGATAGCCAAAAAGTAGCTGCACAGTTCTCAACTACATATGGTAAAGTTGCGGGATTATTATCGTTTGTGGAATCTGAAATACTGCAATTAGATGAAGAAACGTTTAATGCTTTAATTAAACAATCTGAATATCCTAAATATTTATCTTTATTGAAACTTAAAAAAGCACATACATTACATCCTGAAGTAGAAAAAACTTTAGCAACATTCTCACCTACTTTTGGTGCACCTTACGAGTTATATGGCATAACGAAAATGTTAGACATTGAGTTTGGTACTTTCGAAGCAAATGGTGAAGAAATTCCATTAGACTACGTTTCATTTGAAGGTGATTATGAAGTTGATTCAAATACTGAAGTAAGACGCAACGCATTTAAGAAATTTAGTGATGCATTACGCCGTTACGAAAATACAACAGCAGCAACGTATAATGCACATGTTCAAAAAGAAAAAATTGAATCAGAATTACGTGGCTATGATTCTGTCATTGATTTCTTATTAGAAGAACAAGATGTCACGAGAGAAATGTATGATAGACAAATAGATGTTATATCAGAAGAATTGGCACCTCATATGAGACGTTACGCTAAATTACTGAAACGTACAAATAACTTAGATGCGTTAAAGTTTGAAGATTTACGTATTCCATTAGATCCAACTTATGAACCCGATGTTTCTATAGAAGGCTCTAAAGAATATATTAAAGAAGCGTTAAGTGTACTTGGTAACGATTATATGCAAATGGTTAATGATAGCTATGATAAACGCTGGATTGACTTCCCTCAAAATAAAGGGAAACAAACTGGTGCATATTGTGCGAGCCCGTATGGTATAAATCCATTTATCTTTATTTCTTGGACAAGTAAAATGACAGAAGTGTTCGTACTCGCACACGAATTAGGACATGCTGGACACTTTAATTTAGCAAATGCACACCAAAATGTATATCAAGCTGACTGTTCAATGTATTTTGTAGAAGCACCATCAACTATGAATGAAATGTTAATGGCCAACAGTTTACTTAAAAAATCTGAAGACCCTAAATTTAAACGTTGGGTTATAAGTTCAATCATATCTCGAACGTATTATCATAATATGGTTACACACCTATTAGAAGCAAAATATCAAAGAGAAGTATATAGAAACGTTGATAAAGGTGAAGCCTTAACTGCCCCACTACTTAATCAAATTAAAAAACAAGTGATTTCTGACTTTTGGGGTGACGATGTAGAAATTACAGAAGGTGCAGAATTAACTTGGATGCGCCAACCACATTACTACATGGGATTATATCCTTACACATATTCAGCAGGACTTACAATCGGTACTGTGATGAGTCAACGTATTGAAAAAGAAGGTCAACCCGCTGTTGATGATTGGTTAAACGTATTAAAAACAGGTGGTTCAAAATCACCTGTAGAACTAGCTGAATTAGCTGGTATCGATGTTACTACAGATAAACCGTTAAAAGAAACAATACAGTATATCGGAAACTTAATAGATCAATTAGAAACATTAACTAATGAAATCGAATAA
- a CDS encoding GNAT family N-acetyltransferase, whose protein sequence is MDKVQQIDLKLDTSRLFLIAGERVFSYKNTIKEEMLDSIDRLKEWISFFNYTFDDFKVTDFINKTTDIKANNKYLRYFIFEKDTESFVGSIVLQKIDQRLPSCEIGYWVVDSAKGKGYMTEAIQFITRYLVEKHGFVRIEARIDVRNIKSIDTIERCDFEYEGTLKNSELSADGSKLINEALYSITTPVYFK, encoded by the coding sequence ATGGATAAAGTGCAACAAATTGATTTAAAATTAGATACGTCACGTTTATTTTTGATTGCAGGTGAACGTGTTTTTTCTTATAAGAATACAATTAAAGAAGAAATGCTCGATTCAATAGACCGATTAAAGGAATGGATTTCATTTTTTAATTATACTTTTGATGACTTTAAAGTTACGGATTTTATAAATAAAACAACGGATATTAAGGCAAATAACAAATATTTAAGATATTTTATATTTGAAAAAGATACAGAATCATTTGTTGGATCAATTGTATTACAAAAAATTGACCAACGCTTACCCTCTTGTGAAATTGGCTATTGGGTTGTAGATTCTGCAAAAGGAAAAGGTTATATGACTGAAGCCATTCAATTTATAACACGATATCTTGTTGAAAAACATGGTTTTGTAAGAATAGAAGCGCGTATTGATGTTAGAAATATTAAGAGTATTGATACAATTGAACGATGTGACTTTGAATATGAAGGTACATTGAAGAATTCAGAGCTTAGCGCAGATGGATCAAAGCTAATTAATGAGGCTTTATATTCGATAACAACACCAGTTTATTTTAAGTAG
- a CDS encoding MerR family transcriptional regulator yields MKMTVKEVADLVGISVRTLHHYNDINLLNPTTISESGYRLYSEDNLDRLQQILFFKELDFPLKKIKKILDDPSFNQQEALDMHKIMLLNRRNRIDKMIQTIDQTSQHMKGEIQMTKEEKFIGFDFNNKEYEEEAREKWGDETIDKANKHINNWSEEEKASKEEEMNQIFRNFAEYRDQSPESEVAQSIVQKWYDYLNSNINYNYSLEIFQGLADMYVADERFTKNIDKFGNGTAQFMSKAIKVYVSKHQ; encoded by the coding sequence ATGAAAATGACAGTTAAAGAAGTAGCAGATCTAGTAGGTATAAGTGTGCGCACACTTCATCATTACAATGACATTAATTTATTAAACCCAACTACAATATCAGAATCAGGTTATCGATTATATTCTGAAGACAACTTAGATAGGCTACAGCAAATTTTATTTTTCAAAGAACTTGATTTTCCTCTAAAGAAAATTAAAAAAATTCTCGACGATCCATCGTTTAATCAACAAGAAGCATTGGATATGCATAAGATAATGCTATTAAATAGAAGAAATCGTATTGATAAAATGATACAAACGATAGATCAAACAAGCCAACATATGAAAGGAGAAATTCAAATGACTAAAGAAGAAAAATTTATAGGATTCGATTTCAATAACAAAGAATACGAAGAAGAAGCTCGTGAAAAGTGGGGCGATGAAACAATTGATAAAGCAAATAAACATATCAATAACTGGTCAGAAGAAGAAAAAGCATCAAAAGAAGAAGAAATGAATCAAATCTTTAGAAACTTTGCTGAATATAGAGACCAATCACCAGAATCAGAAGTTGCACAATCCATTGTACAAAAATGGTATGATTATTTAAATAGCAATATTAACTACAATTATTCATTAGAAATCTTTCAAGGTTTAGCCGATATGTATGTAGCTGATGAAAGATTCACTAAAAACATCGACAAATTCGGTAACGGAACAGCACAATTTATGAGTAAAGCAATTAAAGTATATGTTAGTAAGCATCAATAA
- a CDS encoding histidine phosphatase family protein produces MDLKKVFIFTAKQLVSALSKLNIQQVYVSHMSRAYETVKPFIEHYNIKVTYDTQLNERILSDLPIDNWLTELTEAFNNYEYRINHGETSSEAQKRILSVCRSISMTENTLIVTHGNIMTLLLNHFDKSFGFEDWKKLQNPDLFSIDDHHKVKHIELKLDE; encoded by the coding sequence ATCGATTTAAAGAAGGTTTTTATTTTTACTGCAAAACAATTAGTTTCTGCATTATCCAAATTAAATATTCAACAAGTATATGTAAGTCATATGTCTAGAGCTTATGAAACTGTTAAACCATTTATAGAACATTACAATATTAAAGTTACATATGATACACAATTAAATGAGCGCATATTAAGTGATTTACCAATAGATAATTGGCTAACTGAGCTCACAGAGGCTTTTAATAACTATGAATATAGAATTAATCATGGCGAAACGAGCTCAGAAGCTCAAAAAAGAATTTTAAGTGTATGTAGATCCATAAGCATGACAGAAAACACTTTAATTGTTACACATGGAAACATCATGACATTATTATTAAATCATTTTGATAAGAGCTTTGGATTCGAGGACTGGAAGAAATTACAGAACCCAGATTTATTTAGTATAGATGATCACCATAAAGTTAAGCATATAGAACTTAAGTTAGATGAATAG
- a CDS encoding ThiF family adenylyltransferase: protein MNEFVKLKPFVHVFKNGNSYVFFDYGNNKKLEINSKVNIDTYLKGLNKPFIMNEIRNEYKENSEYIEQLNEFLLHKGFLYEKNSVELSKIEESLLFYSSTLEELNDSINKMKNANIAIIGVGGTGSWVCQELVMNQVGKLKLIDPDIVEYGNLQRQSLYNMNDIGSAKVKALKNHLELLNNLTKIETSTNKIKNFSDCIDELYDADIIICTADEPSATQISSLINEYCIKKKKYMVATLGYTNAVVNLPFTYISTDCESSCIKCNYNENSFFENYDLINKGTGGTPLTPVASILGSLIVLEVINLINNPEKSIFNKIKGTMNINNLEFYTEESSKDKKCKLCSGGKNGNLY, encoded by the coding sequence ATGAATGAATTTGTTAAGTTAAAACCGTTTGTACATGTATTTAAAAACGGTAATTCTTATGTATTTTTCGATTATGGAAATAATAAAAAACTAGAGATTAATTCTAAAGTTAATATAGATACTTATTTAAAAGGACTAAATAAGCCTTTTATTATGAATGAAATAAGAAATGAATATAAAGAAAATAGTGAATACATAGAGCAATTAAATGAGTTTTTATTGCATAAAGGATTCTTATATGAAAAGAATAGTGTAGAACTTAGTAAGATTGAAGAAAGCTTATTATTTTATTCAAGTACATTGGAAGAGCTTAATGATTCAATTAACAAAATGAAAAATGCAAATATTGCTATCATTGGTGTTGGTGGAACAGGCTCATGGGTGTGCCAAGAATTAGTTATGAACCAGGTAGGTAAATTGAAATTGATAGATCCTGATATAGTTGAGTATGGTAATTTACAAAGACAATCATTATATAATATGAACGATATTGGTAGTGCAAAAGTAAAGGCATTGAAAAACCATCTCGAGCTACTAAATAATCTCACAAAAATAGAGACTTCTACAAATAAAATAAAGAATTTTTCAGATTGTATAGATGAACTTTATGACGCTGATATAATTATTTGTACTGCAGATGAACCATCTGCTACACAAATTAGTTCATTAATAAATGAATATTGTATTAAAAAAAAGAAATATATGGTTGCTACACTTGGATATACAAATGCAGTGGTAAATTTACCATTCACTTATATATCGACTGATTGTGAATCTTCATGCATAAAATGTAATTATAACGAAAATAGTTTCTTTGAAAATTATGATCTGATAAACAAAGGAACAGGCGGAACACCGTTGACTCCTGTAGCAAGTATACTAGGTTCACTAATCGTTTTAGAAGTAATTAATTTAATAAATAACCCAGAGAAATCAATTTTTAATAAGATAAAAGGAACTATGAATATAAATAATTTAGAGTTTTATACTGAAGAATCATCAAAAGATAAAAAGTGCAAATTGTGTTCAGGGGGTAAAAATGGAAATTTATATTAA
- a CDS encoding alpha/beta hydrolase: MNDKIYFLSGLGSNCLFLKDLENCLNGLDIKQIDLPGHGINYNVMLNNLVDLEEWFLKNIKTSNSHKITVIGHSLGADLLVYLGAKIPFIKNIILLDGGLFNLSDFSYSLNSELEETMQFIENNKFSNLKDYIEKEKEDYLIWNDNIKQASIGKMVYNLEQKVYEIGLNTESIKTLLEIRRMIDLPDFNNLRDKNILVLLPENQDKGLLEFKLKKIPSFVEYKIISASGHDIYIENPKKVGETINEWVSKKY, translated from the coding sequence GTGAATGATAAGATTTATTTTCTAAGTGGATTAGGAAGCAATTGTTTATTTTTAAAAGATTTAGAAAACTGTTTGAATGGCTTAGACATCAAACAAATTGATCTTCCGGGACATGGTATAAATTATAATGTAATGTTAAATAATTTAGTGGATTTAGAAGAATGGTTTTTAAAAAATATTAAAACAAGTAATAGTCATAAGATAACAGTTATTGGACACTCTTTAGGAGCAGATTTACTTGTTTATTTAGGAGCAAAAATACCTTTCATAAAGAATATTATATTATTAGATGGAGGATTATTTAATCTTTCAGACTTTAGTTATTCGTTAAATTCTGAACTAGAGGAAACAATGCAGTTTATAGAAAATAATAAATTCTCAAATTTAAAAGATTATATAGAAAAAGAAAAAGAAGATTATTTAATATGGAATGATAATATTAAGCAAGCTTCTATAGGTAAGATGGTATATAACTTAGAACAAAAAGTTTATGAGATAGGACTAAATACAGAATCAATAAAAACGTTACTTGAAATTAGAAGAATGATAGATTTACCTGACTTTAATAATCTTAGAGATAAAAACATATTAGTTTTATTACCTGAAAATCAAGATAAAGGATTATTGGAATTTAAATTGAAAAAGATACCTTCTTTTGTAGAGTATAAGATCATTTCAGCAAGTGGACATGATATATATATAGAAAATCCAAAAAAAGTAGGTGAAACTATCAATGAATGGGTTTCTAAGAAATATTAA
- a CDS encoding MFS transporter, whose product MNGFLRNINGLHKNIKTRLISDFFISIVFMAIGPFFTIYLVDGIGVKNASYILFTSIVLSMCFSLLSGKFLDYITYKKGILVGQIIAFISLSLMAVYSDKNAIYTAIFFLTMSIGMSIIMPALEALIISSVTEDDRHYMFSVFYWVNNLSSSVGIVIGGIFFLKHTQVFLIIAAIVFLINIFFTYYNFENIDINKSSNEKEKSVNYLNILTNKKFILLNFIIIILGSMELTLSNSVAVNLGKHFETNIFRLEIQGSEMLSVLLVINTVIVVIFSNIINSKIIDMTNKKLFMYGGILLYGLCFAIMQSETQFFVLLFLIILATISEIVIFPILNSEISYLMTSNIGKYTAIMAFNSPISNSIAISLLFLSHYITNKGVSILIVLMLIIIYLFLYLSSKVKLSN is encoded by the coding sequence ATGAATGGGTTTCTAAGAAATATTAATGGTCTACATAAAAACATAAAAACAAGATTAATTTCAGATTTTTTTATAAGTATAGTATTTATGGCTATAGGTCCATTTTTTACAATATATTTAGTAGACGGTATTGGAGTAAAGAATGCATCTTATATTTTATTTACAAGTATAGTCTTAAGTATGTGTTTTTCTTTATTATCAGGAAAATTTTTGGATTATATAACATACAAAAAAGGGATATTAGTAGGGCAAATTATAGCTTTTATCTCATTAAGTTTAATGGCTGTTTACTCTGATAAAAATGCAATTTATACAGCGATATTTTTCTTAACTATGTCTATAGGAATGAGTATAATTATGCCAGCATTAGAAGCGCTAATTATAAGTTCGGTTACCGAAGATGATAGACATTATATGTTTTCTGTATTTTATTGGGTAAATAATCTTTCATCATCTGTTGGTATTGTTATTGGTGGTATATTCTTTTTAAAACACACACAGGTTTTTCTGATTATTGCAGCAATTGTATTCTTAATTAATATATTTTTTACATATTATAATTTTGAAAACATAGATATAAATAAATCTTCAAATGAAAAAGAAAAAAGTGTTAACTATTTGAATATTTTAACTAATAAAAAATTCATTTTACTAAATTTCATTATAATTATACTAGGTAGTATGGAGTTAACTTTAAGTAACAGCGTAGCTGTTAATTTAGGAAAACATTTTGAAACAAATATTTTCAGGCTAGAAATACAAGGTAGTGAGATGTTAAGTGTACTTTTAGTTATTAATACTGTTATAGTAGTTATTTTTTCAAATATAATTAACAGTAAAATAATAGATATGACAAATAAGAAGTTATTTATGTACGGTGGCATATTATTATATGGATTGTGTTTTGCAATTATGCAAAGTGAAACTCAATTTTTCGTATTACTGTTTTTAATTATCTTAGCTACTATATCAGAAATTGTTATTTTTCCAATTTTAAATTCAGAAATAAGTTATCTAATGACAAGTAATATAGGCAAGTATACTGCAATAATGGCATTTAATTCGCCCATTTCTAACAGTATTGCTATATCATTATTGTTTTTGAGTCATTATATTACAAATAAAGGTGTAAGTATTCTGATCGTTTTAATGTTAATAATCATATATTTATTTTTGTATTTAAGTAGTAAAGTTAAGTTATCAAACTAG